The following proteins are co-located in the Labrys monachus genome:
- a CDS encoding SDR family oxidoreductase — translation MDLKIEGKRALVLGGNRGMGLAIAGALAEEGVDVTIAARDERVLAAAAAGLGGARAFHLDLADASSFAAFAEAVGDVDILVNNTGGPPYGSALGRAPSDWEESFRTMSLSVIRLTDLFLPAMRRNGWGRILTVVSTGAVQPIPVLGISNTLRAGLVAWAKSLAPEVATDGVTVNVLMPGRVATERVHLTDQAVAEREKIDVETVRQRSFSQIPMGRYATPGEVAAVAAFLCGQPASYVTGSVYRVDGGYVRHV, via the coding sequence ATGGACCTGAAGATCGAAGGCAAGCGCGCGCTGGTGCTCGGCGGAAACCGCGGCATGGGGCTGGCGATCGCCGGCGCCCTCGCCGAGGAAGGCGTGGACGTCACCATCGCGGCACGCGACGAGAGGGTACTGGCGGCCGCGGCGGCGGGACTGGGCGGCGCGCGCGCCTTCCATCTCGACCTGGCCGACGCCTCATCCTTCGCCGCGTTCGCCGAAGCCGTCGGCGATGTCGACATTCTCGTGAACAACACCGGCGGCCCGCCTTACGGGAGCGCCCTCGGGCGCGCGCCCTCCGACTGGGAAGAGAGTTTCAGGACCATGTCGCTTTCGGTCATCCGCCTGACCGACCTCTTCCTGCCCGCCATGCGTCGCAACGGCTGGGGCCGGATCCTCACCGTGGTCAGCACGGGCGCCGTCCAGCCCATTCCGGTCCTCGGTATCTCGAATACGCTGCGCGCCGGGCTGGTCGCCTGGGCCAAGTCTCTCGCGCCCGAAGTCGCCACGGACGGGGTAACGGTCAACGTCCTGATGCCGGGACGCGTGGCGACCGAGCGCGTTCATCTGACGGACCAGGCCGTGGCCGAGCGCGAGAAGATCGACGTCGAAACCGTCAGGCAGCGTTCCTTCTCGCAGATTCCAATGGGCCGATACGCCACGCCCGGAGAAGTCGCTGCGGTCGCGGCCTTCCTGTGCGGGCAGCCCGCATCCTACGTTACCGGAAGCGTCTATCGCGTCGATGGTGGATATGTGCGCCATGTCTGA
- the hydA gene encoding dihydropyrimidinase, which yields MTFELIIRGGTIATASDVFKADIGIQDGRIATIADRLIDGLQVIDATRKLVLPGGIDAHCHLDQPQAPGLASKGARMADGFCSGSISAAFGGTTTILPFCVQHRGKSLTAAVADYHSRAAGQTVGDYGFHLIVSDPTPVVLEQELPALIRSGHTSIKVYMTYEAMRLSDRQILDVFETARQEKAIMLIHAENHEIIGWLADRLERAGQTRPVDHARSRPIAVEREATHRAVTLAEIPGVPLVFVHVSGGEPLEEIRRARARGHVVIAETCPQYLLLTERDLDMPGLLGAKAMCSPPPRDAQAQAALWQRIEDGTIDIFNSDHAPYCFDAEGKLKAGPDPSFRAIANGVPGLETRLPILFSEGVVKGRIDLPRFVALTATNNAKLYGLHPRKGSIVIGADADLVLWDPDRRVTITNDILHHNVDYTPFEGLEVQGWPETVISRGEIIVDKGELKGKPGRGRFLEQDTSSAWKKREIEAWT from the coding sequence ATGACATTTGAACTCATCATCCGCGGCGGGACCATCGCGACGGCCTCCGATGTCTTCAAGGCAGACATCGGCATCCAGGATGGTCGCATCGCTACCATCGCGGATCGGCTCATCGATGGCCTTCAGGTCATCGATGCCACTAGAAAGCTCGTCCTTCCCGGCGGCATCGATGCCCATTGCCATCTCGACCAGCCGCAGGCGCCTGGCCTTGCCTCCAAGGGTGCGCGGATGGCCGACGGATTCTGCTCGGGCAGCATCAGCGCGGCGTTCGGTGGGACGACCACCATCCTACCCTTCTGTGTCCAGCACAGAGGGAAATCCCTGACGGCCGCGGTCGCGGACTACCACAGCCGCGCCGCAGGCCAAACTGTCGGCGACTATGGGTTTCATCTCATCGTCAGCGATCCTACTCCCGTCGTCCTCGAGCAGGAGCTGCCGGCACTGATCCGGAGCGGCCACACCAGCATCAAGGTCTACATGACCTATGAGGCCATGCGGCTCAGCGATCGCCAGATCCTCGACGTTTTCGAAACGGCTCGGCAGGAAAAGGCCATCATGCTGATCCATGCCGAAAACCACGAGATCATCGGCTGGCTCGCCGACCGCCTCGAACGCGCGGGACAGACACGACCTGTCGACCATGCGCGGTCCCGTCCGATCGCGGTCGAGCGCGAAGCGACGCACAGGGCGGTGACGCTGGCGGAAATCCCGGGGGTGCCCCTCGTCTTCGTCCATGTCAGCGGCGGGGAGCCGCTCGAGGAAATTCGGCGGGCTCGAGCACGGGGGCATGTCGTCATCGCCGAAACCTGCCCTCAGTATCTGCTGCTGACGGAACGGGATCTCGACATGCCGGGTCTGCTGGGCGCCAAAGCGATGTGCAGCCCACCGCCCCGCGACGCGCAGGCGCAGGCCGCGCTCTGGCAGAGGATCGAGGATGGCACGATCGACATCTTCAATTCCGATCATGCACCCTACTGCTTCGATGCCGAAGGCAAACTCAAGGCCGGTCCTGATCCGTCGTTCCGGGCCATCGCCAACGGCGTCCCCGGCCTGGAAACGCGACTGCCGATCCTGTTCAGCGAGGGGGTGGTCAAGGGGCGTATCGATCTCCCCCGTTTTGTCGCCCTGACGGCGACCAACAATGCGAAGCTCTACGGTCTGCACCCGCGCAAGGGCTCGATCGTCATCGGCGCCGATGCCGATCTGGTCCTGTGGGATCCGGATCGGCGCGTGACCATCACCAACGACATTCTCCACCACAATGTCGACTACACACCCTTCGAGGGGCTCGAGGTACAGGGCTGGCCGGAAACGGTGATCAGCCGGGGCGAGATCATCGTCGACAAGGGAGAGCTGAAGGGCAAGCCCGGGAGAGGGCGCTTCCTCGAGCAGGACACGTCCTCGGCCTGGAAGAAGAGGGAGATCGAGGCATGGACCTGA
- a CDS encoding ABC transporter substrate-binding protein — MAISNMTRRSFVSTAIAAPFVLKAGVARAATVVKFSLAAPFDGSNAAFFLAQQKGWYKDAGLECQFDAGGGSGEAVSRVGSGVYDAGIADINSMAEFNAKNAGAAIRMVYMVYFRSPLCVGTLAKSGIAKPGDLAGKTIGAAAPDGAYRLFSTYAKATNIDTATVKWNMVGLQLREAVLARGDVDAILGFDSTMYFGLIKAGIKPDDIKFLYYADAGLDLYGNGIILSDKFRTQNAAVAKAFVEVSALGWQAAVKDPKAAIAALKDHSPLINADLEEQKLLWLIKNQLTTDESSGNGLGAIDEGKLARSMEAVAVGFGLPSVPKVADIFDASFQPSADIRRLPA, encoded by the coding sequence ATGGCGATTTCAAACATGACGCGCCGATCATTCGTTTCGACCGCAATTGCCGCGCCTTTTGTTCTGAAGGCTGGCGTCGCGCGCGCCGCGACCGTGGTCAAATTTTCGCTCGCGGCGCCCTTCGACGGCTCCAACGCCGCCTTCTTCCTGGCGCAGCAAAAGGGCTGGTACAAGGATGCGGGCCTCGAATGCCAGTTCGATGCCGGCGGCGGTTCAGGCGAAGCGGTGTCGCGCGTCGGCTCCGGCGTGTACGACGCCGGTATAGCCGACATCAATTCGATGGCGGAGTTCAACGCCAAGAATGCCGGCGCGGCGATCCGTATGGTCTACATGGTCTACTTCCGCAGCCCGCTTTGCGTCGGCACACTCGCCAAGTCCGGCATTGCCAAGCCCGGGGATCTGGCAGGAAAGACCATCGGCGCTGCGGCACCCGACGGCGCCTACCGGCTGTTCTCCACCTATGCCAAAGCGACGAATATCGATACGGCGACCGTCAAATGGAACATGGTGGGTCTTCAGTTGCGCGAGGCCGTGCTTGCCAGGGGTGATGTAGACGCCATTCTGGGCTTCGATTCCACCATGTACTTCGGCTTGATAAAGGCCGGTATCAAGCCTGACGATATCAAGTTCCTCTACTATGCGGATGCCGGGCTCGACCTGTACGGCAACGGCATCATCCTGTCGGACAAGTTCAGGACCCAGAACGCCGCGGTCGCCAAAGCGTTTGTCGAAGTCAGTGCCCTGGGCTGGCAAGCAGCTGTCAAGGATCCCAAGGCCGCCATCGCGGCGCTGAAGGATCACTCACCGCTGATCAACGCGGATCTGGAGGAGCAGAAGCTGCTCTGGCTGATCAAGAACCAGCTGACCACGGACGAATCCAGTGGGAACGGCCTCGGAGCAATCGACGAGGGCAAACTGGCCAGAAGCATGGAGGCCGTCGCGGTCGGCTTCGGCCTGCCATCCGTCCCGAAGGTGGCGGATATCTTCGATGCCTCTTTCCAGCCCTCTGCCGACATCCGGAGACTGCCGGCATGA
- a CDS encoding GntR family transcriptional regulator — MKQEKRLVGVMNDRTRPKVEDANDAYEHLFAAIVDQRLLPGTKLTEMALVEAFGVGRRAVAIALQRLTWEKLVVFFPKRGAFVAAPDADEAREVFAARTTIEAGTTEAVARAADDTAIARLQDNIAQEHRLREQGHVRQAIRLSGGFHILMAELSGNRILAEQVRLLVARTSLIVNLFDNHSGLAGWHDHHDDLIRHCANGDVDHAVGLMRDHITELREALALDRRRPVAFDMFGVFGREQGSLYP; from the coding sequence ATGAAGCAGGAAAAACGCCTCGTCGGGGTGATGAACGATCGCACCCGGCCGAAGGTCGAGGATGCGAACGATGCGTATGAACACCTCTTCGCGGCCATCGTGGATCAGCGGCTGCTGCCAGGGACGAAGCTGACGGAAATGGCTCTCGTCGAGGCCTTCGGTGTCGGCCGACGCGCGGTGGCAATCGCGTTGCAACGTCTCACATGGGAAAAGCTGGTCGTTTTCTTTCCCAAGCGCGGGGCGTTTGTCGCGGCTCCCGACGCGGACGAGGCAAGAGAGGTTTTCGCTGCCCGGACTACGATCGAAGCAGGTACGACCGAGGCCGTGGCGCGCGCGGCGGATGATACGGCAATCGCGCGCTTGCAAGACAACATTGCCCAGGAACACAGGCTGCGCGAGCAGGGGCACGTGCGCCAGGCGATCCGCCTGTCCGGCGGATTCCATATCCTCATGGCGGAGCTTTCGGGAAATCGAATTCTTGCCGAGCAGGTTCGCCTTCTGGTCGCGCGCACCAGCCTCATCGTCAATCTGTTCGACAATCACAGCGGGTTGGCTGGCTGGCACGACCACCACGACGATCTCATCCGTCACTGTGCCAACGGCGATGTGGACCATGCGGTCGGGTTGATGCGGGACCACATCACGGAACTTCGGGAAGCGCTGGCACTGGATCGCCGCAGGCCCGTTGCCTTCGATATGTTCGGCGTCTTCGGACGAGAACAGGGCTCCCTTTACCCCTAA
- a CDS encoding conjugal transfer protein TraD — MRDWQVQRRARTKHLIELGGLVVKSGVVEMTGDDRAVILGALLWMADKLKSEERDRALALWAGKGKQTFDEN; from the coding sequence ATGCGAGACTGGCAAGTGCAGCGCCGCGCGCGCACGAAACACTTGATCGAACTCGGCGGGCTCGTCGTCAAATCCGGCGTCGTCGAGATGACCGGCGACGACCGCGCCGTCATTCTCGGCGCGCTGCTGTGGATGGCCGACAAGCTCAAAAGCGAAGAGCGCGACAGGGCATTGGCGCTCTGGGCCGGAAAGGGGAAACAGACGTTCGACGAAAACTGA
- a CDS encoding conjugal transfer protein TraD, with product MRKPRDFDAELKALDDRAKELKTKKVQQLGELVIATGVDSLTADELAGALVVLAETRDAGKREAWAKRGAAFFQGRARRSAPAPDGDNGGAQPQPGGTQSSSSGTGAD from the coding sequence ATGCGCAAACCACGGGACTTCGACGCCGAGCTGAAGGCGCTCGACGACAGGGCGAAAGAACTCAAAACGAAGAAGGTGCAACAGCTCGGCGAGCTGGTGATCGCCACCGGGGTCGACAGTCTCACCGCCGACGAACTGGCCGGCGCGCTGGTCGTGCTGGCGGAAACCAGAGATGCAGGAAAGAGGGAGGCATGGGCGAAACGTGGGGCCGCATTCTTTCAAGGACGGGCGCGCCGATCTGCCCCGGCACCTGACGGCGACAACGGCGGCGCTCAACCGCAACCGGGCGGCACGCAATCGTCATCAAGCGGCACAGGCGCGGACTGA
- the traA gene encoding Ti-type conjugative transfer relaxase TraA, translated as MAIYHLHVKVIGRKAGSSAVASAAYRSGSRLRDERLDRSHDFSNKRGVVHSEVMLPDGAPDHLSDRERLWNDVEAGELRKDAQLAREVEFSLPRELTQAQGIELARDFVQAEFVASGMIADLNVHWDIGEDGMPKPHAHVMLTMRSVDETGFGPKVRDWNRTEMVEHWRERWAELANERMAELDIDARIDHRTLEVQGIALEPQSQIGAPAQRIEAADRAEMHREIARTNGARIIADPSVALDAITQQQSTFTRRDMAVFAHRHSDGIDQFNEVMGAMGRAPDLVELGKDGHGQDRFTTRDMIEAEQRLHRATDLMAETERHAVNDADRQAALARAEQRGLVLSGEQAGALVHITDGRDLGIVVGYAGTGKSAMLGVAREAWEASGYEVRGVALSGIAAENLESGSGIASRTIASLEHGWQQGRDMLSSRDVLVIDEAGMVGTRQLERVLSHAAEAGAKVVLVGDPQQLQSIEAGAAFRSIHERHGGVEIHEVRRQREDWQRAATRDLATGRTGNAIDAYRAHDRVHEAATREGARNDLIEGWDRDRQASPDKSRIILTHTNDEVRELNEAAREKMREAGGLGDDVHVTIQRGMNGERGERSFASGDRVMFLQNERGLGVKNGTLGTIETVSAQSMSVRTDDGRNVSFDLKDYDRIDHGYAATIHKAQGLTVDRTHVLATPGLDAHGSYVALSRHRDGMELHYGRDDFADQDRLVRTLSRDRAKDMASDYERIEPAQSDPARSYAERRGISFRERVVEIVRKVPEKVRGIFDGLRLTTGSPSEPVSGKDAAPDQSKGGPEREAAEVQRKTDALERGVAADPEAALRQVRTDALVRHARAADAIIEAKRQGLDPSNEARRELGAARQAFDAVRPNGWQDAEAAYSKDNSLAREAGSGRIARTIRALQLEAEIRTGRDADPAVGLSRRADHFVERWQKLGQASQHQYQVGDMSGYKATRAEMGDMANSLKRDPQMESLLANRKRELGIAFDSGRRLGDEIAFHAGIDLGRGRGIGI; from the coding sequence ATGGCGATCTATCATCTTCACGTCAAGGTCATAGGCCGCAAGGCCGGCTCCAGCGCGGTGGCGTCCGCCGCCTACCGCTCGGGCTCACGGCTGCGCGACGAACGCCTCGACCGCAGCCACGACTTCTCCAATAAACGCGGCGTCGTCCATTCCGAGGTCATGTTGCCGGACGGCGCCCCCGACCATCTTTCCGACCGCGAACGGCTGTGGAACGATGTCGAAGCCGGCGAGCTGCGCAAGGACGCCCAGCTCGCCCGCGAGGTCGAATTCTCCCTGCCGCGCGAACTGACGCAGGCGCAGGGCATCGAACTGGCCCGCGACTTCGTTCAGGCCGAATTCGTCGCGTCCGGCATGATTGCCGACCTCAATGTGCATTGGGATATCGGCGAGGACGGCATGCCGAAACCCCATGCCCATGTCATGCTGACCATGCGGTCCGTGGACGAGACCGGCTTCGGCCCAAAAGTGCGGGACTGGAACCGCACGGAGATGGTCGAGCACTGGCGCGAACGTTGGGCCGAGCTTGCCAACGAACGCATGGCGGAACTCGATATCGACGCCCGCATCGACCATCGCACTCTGGAGGTGCAGGGCATCGCGCTGGAGCCGCAGAGCCAGATCGGTGCGCCCGCGCAGCGGATCGAGGCGGCGGATCGCGCCGAGATGCACCGCGAGATCGCCCGCACCAACGGCGCGCGCATCATCGCCGATCCCTCTGTTGCGCTGGACGCGATCACGCAGCAGCAATCGACCTTCACGCGCCGCGACATGGCGGTCTTCGCCCACCGCCACAGCGACGGCATCGACCAGTTCAACGAGGTGATGGGCGCGATGGGTCGCGCGCCCGATCTCGTCGAACTCGGCAAGGACGGACATGGACAGGACCGCTTCACCACGCGCGACATGATCGAGGCGGAACAGCGCCTGCACCGCGCCACGGATCTGATGGCCGAGACGGAACGCCATGCGGTGAACGACGCCGACAGACAGGCCGCACTTGCACGCGCCGAACAGCGCGGACTCGTGCTGTCCGGCGAGCAGGCCGGTGCGCTGGTGCATATCACGGACGGGCGCGATCTCGGCATCGTCGTCGGCTATGCCGGGACGGGCAAGAGCGCCATGCTGGGTGTGGCGCGCGAGGCTTGGGAGGCGTCAGGCTACGAGGTTCGCGGCGTGGCGCTCTCCGGCATCGCGGCGGAAAACCTCGAAAGCGGATCGGGCATCGCCTCGCGCACCATTGCCAGCCTGGAACATGGCTGGCAGCAGGGCCGCGACATGCTCAGCTCCCGCGATGTGCTGGTGATCGACGAGGCAGGCATGGTCGGCACGCGCCAGTTGGAACGGGTGCTGTCGCATGCGGCGGAGGCGGGTGCAAAGGTGGTGCTGGTCGGCGATCCGCAGCAGTTGCAGTCCATCGAGGCGGGCGCGGCGTTCCGGTCGATTCACGAACGGCATGGCGGTGTCGAAATCCATGAAGTGCGCCGGCAGCGCGAGGACTGGCAGCGCGCCGCGACGCGCGATCTGGCGACCGGCCGAACTGGCAATGCGATCGATGCCTATCGCGCCCATGACAGGGTGCACGAGGCGGCAACCCGCGAAGGGGCGCGGAACGATCTGATCGAGGGCTGGGACCGCGATCGGCAGGCGTCCCCCGACAAGAGCCGCATCATCCTCACCCACACCAATGACGAAGTGCGGGAACTGAACGAGGCCGCGCGGGAAAAAATGCGGGAGGCCGGAGGACTGGGCGACGATGTGCACGTCACCATTCAGCGCGGCATGAACGGCGAGCGTGGCGAACGGTCCTTTGCCAGCGGTGACCGGGTGATGTTCTTGCAGAACGAGCGCGGGCTTGGCGTCAAGAACGGCACGCTCGGCACCATCGAGACCGTCAGTGCGCAGAGCATGAGCGTGCGCACCGACGACGGGCGCAATGTCTCGTTCGACCTGAAGGACTACGACCGTATCGACCACGGCTATGCCGCGACCATCCACAAGGCTCAAGGGTTGACGGTGGACCGCACCCATGTGCTGGCGACGCCGGGGCTGGACGCCCACGGCAGCTATGTCGCGCTGTCGCGGCACCGCGACGGCATGGAGCTGCATTACGGCCGCGACGACTTCGCCGATCAGGACCGGCTCGTCCGCACCCTGTCGCGCGACCGGGCCAAGGACATGGCCTCGGACTATGAGCGGATCGAACCGGCGCAGTCCGATCCGGCCCGGAGCTACGCCGAGCGGCGGGGAATCAGCTTCCGCGAGCGGGTCGTCGAAATTGTCAGGAAAGTGCCGGAGAAGGTGCGCGGCATCTTCGACGGCCTGCGCCTCACCACGGGCTCCCCGTCCGAGCCGGTATCGGGCAAGGACGCTGCGCCGGACCAGAGCAAGGGAGGGCCGGAAAGAGAGGCGGCGGAGGTCCAGCGAAAGACGGATGCGCTGGAGCGGGGCGTTGCGGCGGACCCGGAAGCGGCGCTGCGCCAGGTCCGCACCGATGCGCTGGTCCGCCATGCCCGTGCAGCCGACGCGATCATCGAGGCCAAACGCCAGGGGCTTGACCCCTCCAACGAGGCGCGTCGCGAACTCGGCGCGGCACGACAGGCGTTCGATGCGGTGCGCCCGAATGGATGGCAGGACGCGGAGGCGGCCTACTCCAAGGACAACAGCCTCGCACGCGAAGCCGGATCGGGTCGTATCGCCCGCACCATTCGGGCGCTTCAACTCGAAGCCGAAATCCGCACCGGGCGTGACGCCGATCCGGCTGTCGGCCTTTCCCGGCGTGCCGACCATTTCGTGGAACGCTGGCAGAAACTTGGTCAGGCCAGCCAGCACCAATATCAGGTCGGCGACATGTCCGGCTACAAGGCCACGCGCGCCGAAATGGGCGATATGGCGAACAGCCTGAAACGCGACCCGCAGATGGAGTCGCTGCTCGCCAACCGCAAGCGAGAACTCGGCATCGCCTTCGACTCGGGCCGCCGACTCGGCGATGAAATCGCCTTCCATGCGGGTATCGACCTCGGGCGCGGACGCGGCATCGGGATTTGA
- a CDS encoding class I SAM-dependent methyltransferase, with translation MKRINRDLKEEIRDYWSKRSETFDLAFGHAIAAGPELDAWAAAVKQALGPQPRRVLELACGTGEVTGVLLGLGHEVTALDFSEAMLTVARRKHAGHKKVRFILADAESTMEDEASYEAIICRHLVWTLTEPEQAFSDWRRILRPGGLLLIFDGDWARPTLMGRAASLVIHVIDLLVGADPHHGGMSDRHAAIMAQLPFGGGLTTKRLVPMLADAGFADIELSSQWTIAVAQRKHATLRNKLRTLIYRRFILSCRKSGEAAGSLRPHVDRRHG, from the coding sequence ATGAAACGGATCAACCGCGACCTCAAAGAGGAAATTCGCGACTATTGGTCGAAACGGTCCGAGACCTTCGATCTTGCCTTTGGTCACGCTATCGCGGCGGGACCGGAGTTGGATGCTTGGGCCGCTGCCGTCAAACAAGCCCTTGGCCCTCAGCCACGCCGCGTTCTCGAACTCGCCTGCGGCACGGGAGAGGTGACCGGTGTCCTTCTCGGCCTCGGTCACGAAGTGACCGCACTCGACTTTTCCGAGGCGATGCTGACGGTCGCCCGCCGCAAGCACGCCGGCCACAAGAAGGTCCGTTTCATTCTCGCCGACGCGGAAAGCACTATGGAAGATGAAGCAAGTTATGAAGCAATCATTTGCCGTCATCTCGTGTGGACGCTGACGGAACCCGAACAGGCCTTCTCCGACTGGCGGCGGATCTTGAGGCCTGGTGGTCTTCTGCTGATCTTCGATGGCGACTGGGCGCGGCCGACGCTCATGGGCCGGGCGGCATCGCTCGTCATCCACGTGATCGACCTGTTGGTCGGCGCGGATCCCCATCATGGCGGCATGAGTGATCGCCACGCCGCGATCATGGCGCAATTGCCTTTCGGTGGCGGACTGACGACCAAACGTCTCGTCCCCATGCTGGCCGATGCCGGCTTCGCCGATATCGAGCTTTCTTCTCAGTGGACCATTGCGGTCGCTCAACGCAAGCACGCCACGCTCCGCAACAAGTTGCGGACTTTGATTTACCGGCGCTTCATCCTGTCGTGCAGGAAGAGCGGTGAAGCAGCCGGTTCACTGCGCCCGCATGTGGATCGACGGCACGGTTGA
- a CDS encoding ABC transporter ATP-binding protein → MRLSVRNVSWSAGSTRILRDVSLDVAQGEFLGIIGPNGSGKTSLLALLSGIRRPQIGEILLDGAPLAGFGRRTVARCIALVEQQAETTEHITARQAVELGRTPYLDALSPWSAVDATIVDAALQAVDMAHLADRFWHTLSGGERQRVHVARALAQEPKILLLDEPTNHLDIGHQIALLDLVRQQRLTVVAALHDLNHASMFCDRIAVLRGGTLLTIGAPQNVLTPSLISEVFGVDAVIEDHGAEGCAIRFRPDGAPCRPHRAT, encoded by the coding sequence ATGAGACTCTCCGTCCGCAACGTTTCCTGGTCTGCCGGCAGCACCCGGATCTTGCGCGACGTGTCGCTCGACGTCGCCCAGGGTGAATTTCTCGGCATCATAGGTCCCAACGGCTCGGGAAAGACCAGTCTGCTCGCGCTTCTTTCCGGCATCCGGCGACCTCAGATCGGCGAGATTCTACTCGACGGTGCACCGCTCGCTGGCTTTGGACGCCGCACAGTGGCGCGCTGCATCGCTCTGGTCGAGCAGCAGGCCGAGACCACTGAGCACATCACCGCACGGCAAGCGGTCGAACTCGGTCGCACGCCCTATCTCGACGCGCTCTCGCCGTGGTCGGCGGTTGATGCGACGATCGTCGACGCCGCGCTCCAGGCTGTCGACATGGCCCACCTGGCCGACCGCTTCTGGCATACGCTTTCGGGCGGCGAGCGCCAGCGAGTGCACGTTGCCCGCGCGCTCGCCCAAGAGCCGAAGATTCTGCTCCTCGACGAGCCGACCAATCACCTCGACATCGGCCATCAGATCGCTCTACTCGATCTCGTTCGGCAACAGCGACTGACCGTCGTCGCAGCCCTGCACGACTTGAATCACGCGTCGATGTTCTGCGATCGGATCGCCGTCCTGCGTGGCGGTACATTGCTGACCATCGGGGCTCCGCAAAATGTGTTGACACCGTCGCTCATCAGCGAGGTCTTCGGCGTCGATGCTGTGATCGAAGACCATGGCGCGGAAGGGTGCGCGATCCGCTTCCGGCCGGACGGCGCGCCGTGCAGACCCCATCGGGCGACCTGA
- a CDS encoding FecCD family ABC transporter permease, translating to MVILGHLVGRAGAAVLALALLVAALWLGAAIGETEIPFPVVAKTVANRLFGAGYPLEPLDEGIVWSYRLSRAVVAASCGSALALSGAVLQALLRNPLADPYILGISAGASAGAVSVAILGVGGGLLALPVGAFIGALVALAFVSLLALRAGRGTGTVILAGVAGSQLFHALTSFIITKAASAEQTRGIMFWLLGNLSGVRWPDVHIAVPAVLSGLLVCLWHARALDAFTFGTASAASLGIPVRRTYVLLVATSAMMTAVMVSIVGSIGFVGLVIPHAARMVVGLRHIVLLPVVALIGAVFMIIADIVSRTLIPGQVLPVGVITALVGAPAFALLLARGGSRS from the coding sequence ATGGTCATCCTCGGGCATCTCGTGGGACGGGCGGGCGCTGCTGTTCTGGCGCTCGCTCTTCTCGTCGCCGCACTCTGGCTCGGAGCAGCTATCGGAGAGACCGAGATACCCTTTCCCGTCGTCGCAAAGACGGTGGCGAACCGTCTGTTCGGCGCTGGCTACCCCTTGGAGCCCCTCGACGAGGGTATCGTGTGGAGCTACCGCCTCAGCCGCGCGGTGGTGGCTGCCTCCTGCGGCTCGGCGCTTGCGCTCTCCGGCGCGGTGTTGCAAGCGCTCCTGCGCAATCCGCTCGCCGATCCCTATATCCTCGGCATTTCCGCCGGCGCATCGGCGGGAGCCGTGTCGGTGGCGATCCTCGGAGTCGGCGGTGGCTTGTTGGCGCTGCCGGTCGGTGCCTTCATCGGGGCGCTCGTCGCCTTAGCGTTCGTCAGCCTGCTCGCCCTCAGGGCCGGGCGGGGAACAGGTACCGTCATCCTTGCCGGCGTCGCCGGGTCGCAGCTTTTCCACGCACTCACCTCCTTCATCATCACCAAGGCGGCGAGCGCCGAACAGACGCGCGGCATCATGTTCTGGCTGCTCGGCAATCTTTCCGGCGTGCGCTGGCCGGATGTCCATATTGCGGTTCCGGCGGTGCTCTCTGGTCTCCTCGTCTGCCTCTGGCACGCGCGGGCACTTGATGCCTTCACGTTCGGTACCGCCTCGGCCGCCTCTCTCGGCATCCCGGTGCGGCGGACCTATGTCCTGCTGGTCGCGACTTCGGCGATGATGACGGCGGTGATGGTTTCGATCGTCGGCTCGATCGGCTTCGTCGGTCTCGTCATTCCACATGCGGCGCGGATGGTGGTGGGTCTTCGGCACATCGTGCTCCTGCCAGTGGTGGCGCTGATCGGAGCAGTGTTCATGATTATCGCCGACATCGTCTCGCGCACGCTCATCCCGGGCCAGGTTCTGCCGGTCGGAGTGATCACTGCGCTCGTCGGTGCTCCGGCCTTCGCCCTTCTCCTGGCGCGCGGGGGGAGCCGCTCATGA